Proteins from a genomic interval of Spiroplasma endosymbiont of Lonchoptera lutea:
- a CDS encoding transposase, with the protein MGNKTSYSEEFKKQIVMLYKNDKSVINLGKEYNLPKPTIYSWIKNYNNSGSFKAKDNRTVEENELIYLRKENQQLRMENDILKQAALIIGKK; encoded by the coding sequence ATGGGAAATAAAACCTCATACTCTGAAGAATTTAAAAAACAAATTGTAATGCTATACAAAAATGACAAAAGTGTTATTAATTTAGGGAAAGAATATAATTTACCAAAACCAACTATTTATAGTTGAATTAAAAATTATAATAATTCTGGGTCATTTAAAGCAAAAGATAATCGTACTGTCGAAGAAAATGAATTAATTTACTTGCGAAAAGAAAACCAACAATTACGAATGGAAAATGACATTTTAAAGCAAGCAGCACTGATAATCGGGAAAAAATAA
- the eno gene encoding phosphopyruvate hydratase: protein MSRITDVRAIEVLDSRGNPTIQVEVWSEFGYGKALVPSGASTGELEALELRDNDEKRYMGKGVLKAVANINKMIREKVVGMDVTNQLLVDQVMIKLDGTDNKEKLGANAILGVSMAAMRAGADEVGLPLYQYIGGINARKLPVPMLNIINGGEHADNTIDFQEFMIMPVSARDFKEAIRMAAEVFHTLKKILHDAGDTTSVGDEGGFAPNLDNEGALDVIVKAIETAGYKAGTDIKIAMDCASSELYDKERKIYVFKKLSKKSGKVVEKTTDEMISYLEQLVNKYPIISIEDGLSEHDWDGFVKLTEKLGNKVQIMGDDIFVTNPKITKEGIEKQAANSILIKVNQIGTMSETIATIQMAQKANWTTVVSHRSGETEDTTIADLAVALNTGQIKTGSMSRTDRIAKYNRLLTIAHELGATGEYDGMETFYNLTKKS, encoded by the coding sequence ATGTCAAGAATTACAGATGTAAGAGCAATAGAAGTTTTAGATTCTCGTGGTAATCCCACAATTCAAGTGGAAGTGTGAAGTGAATTTGGTTACGGCAAAGCCTTGGTTCCGTCAGGGGCATCCACAGGTGAATTAGAAGCTTTAGAATTAAGAGATAACGATGAAAAGCGATATATGGGTAAAGGTGTTTTAAAAGCTGTTGCTAATATTAATAAAATGATTCGTGAAAAAGTAGTAGGAATGGATGTTACTAATCAACTTTTAGTTGATCAAGTGATGATTAAATTAGATGGTACAGATAATAAAGAAAAATTAGGAGCTAATGCAATTTTAGGAGTATCAATGGCAGCTATGCGTGCAGGTGCTGATGAAGTAGGTTTACCATTATATCAATATATTGGTGGTATTAATGCTAGAAAATTACCAGTACCAATGTTAAACATTATTAATGGTGGAGAACATGCAGACAACACAATTGATTTTCAAGAGTTTATGATTATGCCGGTTAGTGCTCGTGATTTTAAAGAAGCAATTAGAATGGCAGCAGAAGTATTTCATACTTTAAAGAAAATTTTACACGATGCTGGTGATACTACTTCTGTTGGTGATGAAGGTGGATTTGCTCCAAATTTAGATAATGAAGGTGCATTAGATGTTATTGTTAAAGCAATTGAAACAGCAGGATATAAAGCTGGTACGGATATTAAAATTGCAATGGATTGTGCTTCTAGCGAACTATATGATAAAGAACGAAAAATTTATGTCTTTAAAAAACTAAGCAAAAAAAGTGGCAAAGTTGTTGAAAAAACTACTGATGAAATGATTTCGTATTTAGAACAGTTAGTTAATAAATATCCGATTATTTCTATTGAAGATGGACTATCAGAACATGATTGAGATGGTTTTGTTAAATTAACAGAAAAATTAGGTAATAAAGTCCAAATTATGGGAGATGATATTTTTGTAACTAATCCTAAAATAACAAAAGAAGGTATTGAAAAGCAAGCGGCTAACTCAATTTTAATTAAAGTAAATCAAATTGGAACAATGAGTGAAACGATTGCGACAATTCAAATGGCGCAAAAAGCTAATTGAACAACAGTTGTATCACATCGTTCAGGTGAAACTGAGGATACAACTATTGCTGATTTAGCGGTCGCTTTAAACACTGGACAAATTAAAACTGGTTCAATGTCAAGAACCGATCGGATTGCTAAATATAATCGTCTCTTAACGATTGCACATGAATTAGGTGCTACTGGTGAATATGATGGAATGGAAACATTTTATAACTTAACAAAAAAATCTTAA
- the pfkA gene encoding 6-phosphofructokinase: MAKLMKKVAILTSGGDAPGMNNTVAQIIKKAIANNILPYIVRDGYEGLTQGWIEETNEDFARKIVNRGGTAIGTSRYPEFAKEEVRQRAINNLKQLEINNLIVIGGDGSYQGANKLVAMGLNCIGLPGTIDNDVVSSDFTIGFDTALNTVIEAIDRVRDTNESHNRCGIIEVMGRYCGDIAMLAGIGSGVEIISTSENKLTEEEIIQQTKKCYEKKYRSIIILVTEKLYDVHQLAKEVEKGSGYVTRATVLGHIQRGGMPTAMDRYLATILGTEAIKQLIAGNAGICIGLSGNGLQSYSFTKALAMKRK, encoded by the coding sequence ATGGCAAAATTGATGAAGAAAGTTGCGATATTAACTTCTGGTGGCGATGCGCCAGGAATGAACAATACGGTGGCGCAAATAATTAAAAAAGCAATAGCAAATAATATTCTGCCTTACATTGTTAGGGATGGTTATGAAGGTTTAACACAAGGTTGAATTGAAGAAACTAATGAAGACTTTGCGAGAAAAATTGTTAATCGTGGGGGAACAGCGATTGGTACTTCCCGTTATCCTGAATTTGCAAAGGAAGAAGTAAGACAACGAGCGATTAATAATTTAAAACAATTAGAAATTAATAATTTAATTGTTATTGGTGGTGATGGTAGTTATCAAGGTGCTAATAAATTAGTAGCAATGGGATTAAATTGTATTGGTTTGCCAGGAACAATAGATAATGATGTTGTATCAAGTGATTTTACTATTGGTTTTGATACGGCATTAAATACCGTTATTGAAGCAATTGACCGTGTTCGCGATACTAATGAATCTCATAATCGTTGTGGAATTATTGAAGTTATGGGTCGTTATTGTGGAGATATTGCGATGCTGGCGGGAATTGGTAGTGGCGTGGAAATTATTAGTACATCAGAAAATAAATTGACAGAAGAAGAAATTATTCAGCAAACTAAAAAATGTTATGAGAAAAAGTATCGTTCGATAATTATTCTTGTAACGGAAAAACTGTATGATGTTCATCAATTGGCGAAAGAAGTTGAAAAAGGTAGTGGTTATGTTACGCGAGCAACAGTCTTAGGACATATTCAAAGAGGCGGTATGCCAACAGCAATGGATCGCTATTTAGCAACAATTTTAGGAACTGAAGCTATTAAGCAATTAATTGCTGGCAATGCAGGGATTTGTATTGGATTAAGTGGAAATGGTTTACAAAGTTATTCTTTTACTAAAGCATTAGCAATGAAACGAAAATAA
- a CDS encoding ABC transporter ATP-binding protein, translating into MENNNYAISISGLTKRFKKQVAVNNITIKVKSGKIHGFIGPNGSGKTTTIKCLIGSIIPNSGEIQIDGKDATLSVAKEVLGYIPENARFPMHLSTYKYLTWMSFLRGNNWKKSKKEAKASLEQLNLWKFQRKNPNSFSSGMKKKVLLAQALISNPKILILDEPAANLDPTARMELFGELIKLRDMGKSILISSHILLELQNIIDEVTILNHGNVIYSDIIQTKKQNLYMFDPLKPELFIKVLKKAGYDVQIMNEKIVVQIKNDQELLNISELALEHKILIKSTQPYTTDLTELYEQIIKNDQQSEIVSSHKNSNKKEGKK; encoded by the coding sequence ATGGAAAATAATAATTATGCAATTTCTATTAGTGGATTAACCAAAAGGTTTAAAAAACAAGTTGCTGTTAATAACATTACTATTAAAGTAAAAAGTGGTAAAATTCATGGTTTTATTGGACCTAATGGTAGTGGAAAAACAACAACAATTAAATGTTTAATCGGTTCAATTATTCCTAATAGTGGTGAAATACAAATTGATGGTAAAGATGCTACGCTGTCTGTAGCTAAAGAAGTTTTAGGATATATTCCTGAAAATGCTCGTTTTCCAATGCACTTGTCAACATATAAATATTTAACTTGAATGAGTTTTTTACGAGGAAACAATTGAAAAAAAAGTAAAAAGGAAGCTAAAGCATCATTAGAACAATTAAATTTATGAAAGTTTCAACGAAAAAATCCTAATAGTTTTTCTTCTGGAATGAAAAAAAAGGTATTATTAGCACAAGCTCTTATTTCTAATCCTAAAATATTAATTTTAGATGAACCAGCAGCTAATTTAGATCCAACAGCGAGAATGGAATTATTTGGTGAATTAATTAAACTTCGTGATATGGGAAAAAGCATTTTGATTTCATCACATATTTTATTAGAGTTACAAAATATTATTGATGAAGTTACAATTTTAAATCATGGTAATGTTATTTACAGTGATATCATTCAAACTAAAAAACAAAATTTATATATGTTTGATCCTTTAAAACCAGAATTGTTTATTAAAGTATTAAAAAAAGCTGGTTATGATGTTCAAATAATGAATGAAAAAATTGTGGTGCAAATTAAAAATGATCAAGAATTGTTAAATATTAGTGAATTAGCGCTTGAACATAAAATTTTAATTAAATCAACACAACCGTATACAACAGACTTAACTGAGTTGTATGAACAAATTATTAAAAATGATCAACAATCAGAAATTGTGTCTAGTCATAAAAACAGTAATAAAAAGGAAGGTAAGAAGTAA
- a CDS encoding helix-turn-helix domain-containing protein: protein MGYKHLGIDERIYIENQLKFKVKISEIAKNLNRSISTINREVNRNKDNNHYFSLIAQNKAENRKQLHVYFHKFKNRELVKYVQQKLLLG from the coding sequence ATGGGATACAAACATCTTGGCATAGATGAAAGAATTTATATTGAGAATCAATTGAAATTTAAAGTAAAAATTAGTGAAATAGCTAAAAATCTTAATCGAAGTATTAGTACTATTAATCGAGAAGTTAATAGAAATAAAGATAATAATCATTATTTTTCATTAATTGCACAAAATAAAGCAGAAAATAGAAAACAATTACATGTTTATTTTCATAAATTTAAAAATAGAGAATTAGTAAAATATGTACAACAAAAATTATTATTAGGTTAA
- a CDS encoding IS30 family transposase yields the protein MYGRIKNFHQEWIISFKTIYNWIYSGLLEKVTSKNLRRKGKKRKSQENRGKFNGKSIKERNVNNRITLDHWEGDTVVSSRGKSKSCLITLVERTSRFTLAILVENRTTKVINKNISHYLSILPNNLVKTITFDRGKEFANWQQLEKNLNVKIYFADAYSSWQRGTNENTNGLIREKFPKKFNFSNTTKNAVAELYL from the coding sequence ATTTATGGCAGAATTAAAAATTTTCATCAAGAATGAATTATTAGTTTTAAAACAATTTACAATTGAATTTATTCTGGATTACTTGAAAAGGTTACTAGTAAAAATTTAAGAAGAAAAGGTAAGAAACGAAAATCTCAAGAAAATCGGGGTAAATTTAATGGTAAATCCATTAAAGAACGAAATGTTAATAATCGCATAACTCTTGACCATTGAGAAGGTGATACTGTAGTATCATCACGAGGTAAAAGTAAATCATGTTTAATAACTTTAGTTGAAAGAACATCAAGATTTACTTTAGCAATATTAGTTGAAAATAGAACTACTAAAGTTATTAACAAAAATATTAGTCATTATTTATCAATTCTTCCAAATAATCTTGTTAAGACTATAACATTTGATAGGGGTAAAGAATTTGCTAATTGACAACAACTTGAAAAAAATTTAAATGTGAAAATTTATTTTGCTGATGCATATTCATCTTGACAAAGAGGTACTAATGAAAATACTAATGGTTTAATTAGAGAAAAATTTCCTAAAAAATTTAATTTTTCAAACACTACTAAAAATGCAGTTGCTGAATTATACTTGTAA
- a CDS encoding helix-turn-helix domain-containing protein — MGYKYLGIDERIYIENQLKFKVKISEIAKNLNRSISTINREVNRNKDNNHYFSLIAQNKAENRKQLHVYFHKFKNRELVKYVQQKLLLGWSPEQIYGRIKNFHQEWIISLPNCKVKCN; from the coding sequence ATGGGATACAAATATCTTGGCATAGATGAAAGAATTTATATTGAGAATCAATTGAAATTTAAAGTAAAAATTAGTGAAATAGCTAAAAATCTTAATCGAAGTATTAGTACTATTAATCGAGAAGTTAATAGAAATAAAGATAATAATCATTATTTTTCATTAATTGCACAAAATAAAGCAGAAAATAGAAAACAATTACATGTTTATTTTCATAAATTTAAAAATAGAGAATTAGTAAAATATGTACAACAAAAATTATTATTAGGTTGATCGCCTGAACAAATTTATGGCAGAATTAAAAATTTTCATCAAGAATGAATTATTAGTTTGCCAAATTGTAAAGTTAAGTGCAACTAA
- a CDS encoding IS30 family transposase, with product MGYKYLGIDERIYIENQLKFKVKISEIAKNLNRSISTINREVNRIKDNNHYFSLIAQNKAENRKQLHVYFHKFKNRELVKYVQQKLLLGWSPEQIYGRIKNFHQEWIISFKTIYNWIYSGLLEKVTSKNLRRKGKKRKSQENRGKFNGKSIKERNVNNRITLGHWEGDTVVSSRGKSKSCLITLVERTSRFTLAILVENRTTKVINKNISHYLSILPNNLVKTITFDRGKEFANWQQLEKNLNVKIYFADAYSPWQRGTNENTNGLIREKFPKKFNFSNTTKNAVHKFILSLNQRLRKILNYLSPIEYLVRKII from the coding sequence ATGGGATACAAATATCTTGGCATAGATGAAAGAATTTATATTGAGAATCAATTGAAATTTAAAGTAAAAATTAGTGAAATAGCTAAAAATCTTAATCGAAGTATTAGTACTATTAATCGAGAAGTTAATAGAATTAAAGATAATAATCATTATTTTTCATTAATTGCACAAAATAAAGCAGAAAATAGAAAACAATTACATGTTTATTTTCATAAATTTAAAAATAGAGAATTAGTAAAATATGTACAACAAAAATTATTATTAGGTTGATCGCCTGAACAAATTTATGGCAGAATTAAAAATTTTCATCAAGAATGAATTATTAGTTTTAAAACAATTTACAATTGAATTTATTCTGGATTACTTGAAAAGGTTACTAGTAAAAATTTAAGAAGAAAAGGTAAGAAACGAAAATCTCAAGAAAATCGAGGTAAATTTAATGGTAAATCCATTAAAGAACGAAATGTTAATAATCGCATAACTCTTGGCCATTGAGAAGGTGATACTGTAGTATCATCACGAGGTAAAAGTAAATCATGTTTAATAACTTTAGTTGAAAGAACATCAAGATTTACTTTAGCAATATTAGTTGAAAATAGAACTACTAAAGTTATTAACAAAAATATTAGTCATTATTTATCAATTCTTCCAAATAATCTTGTTAAGACTATAACATTTGATAGGGGTAAAGAATTTGCTAATTGACAACAACTTGAAAAAAATTTAAATGTGAAAATTTATTTTGCTGATGCATATTCACCTTGACAAAGAGGTACTAATGAAAATACTAATGGTTTAATTAGAGAAAAATTTCCTAAAAAATTTAATTTTTCAAACACTACTAAAAATGCAGTTCATAAATTTATATTGTCTTTAAACCAAAGACTAAGAAAAATACTAAATTATCTTTCGCCAATCGAATATTTGGTTAGAAAAATAATTTAG
- a CDS encoding IS3 family transposase (programmed frameshift) — protein MGNKTSYSEEFKKQIVMLYKNDKSVINLGKEYNLPKPTIYSWIKNYNNSGSFKAKDNRTVEENELIYLRKENQQLRMENDIFKASSTDNREKITIINNNKNKYSVRKICKILGLLKSTYYYQTNKCTKFDVNNYEQEVISAFNKSRKIYGARKIKAVLIRKNIILSRRKIRFIMIKNNLVSKYTKLKYCNHKKTVNNDEINNVLNRQFNDKKPNEVVVSDLTYVQVGTKWHYICLLIDLFNREVIGYSAGPNKTAELVQQAFHKITRPLNKITLFHTDRGNEFKNKIIDEILITFKIKRSLSSKGCPYDNAVAEATYKTFKTEFINGKKFANLTQLKCELFDFVNWYNNIRIHGSLNYLTPVEFRKYQST, from the exons ATGGGAAATAAAACCTCATACTCTGAAGAATTTAAAAAACAAATTGTAATGCTATACAAAAATGACAAAAGTGTTATTAATTTAGGGAAAGAATATAATTTACCAAAACCAACTATTTATAGTTGAATTAAAAATTATAATAATTCTGGGTCATTTAAAGCAAAAGATAATCGCACTGTCGAAGAAAATGAATTAATTTACTTGCGAAAAGAAAACCAACAATTACGAATGGAAAATGACATTT TTAAAGCAAGCAGCACTGATAATCGGGAAAAAATAACAATAATTAATAATAACAAAAATAAATATTCAGTGAGGAAAATATGTAAGATTTTAGGTTTACTAAAATCAACATATTATTATCAAACTAATAAATGCACCAAGTTTGATGTTAATAATTATGAACAAGAAGTTATCAGTGCATTTAATAAAAGTCGCAAGATTTATGGTGCTCGTAAAATTAAAGCTGTTTTAATAAGAAAAAATATCATTTTATCACGACGAAAAATCCGATTCATTATGATCAAAAATAATTTGGTTTCTAAATACACCAAGTTAAAATATTGTAATCATAAAAAAACAGTTAATAATGACGAAATTAATAATGTTTTAAATCGTCAATTTAATGACAAAAAACCAAATGAAGTTGTTGTTAGTGATTTAACATATGTTCAAGTTGGCACTAAATGACATTATATTTGTTTATTAATTGACTTGTTTAATCGCGAAGTAATTGGCTATAGTGCTGGGCCAAATAAAACTGCTGAATTAGTTCAACAAGCTTTTCACAAGATAACACGACCATTAAATAAAATAACTTTATTTCATACTGATCGTGGTAATGAGTTTAAAAATAAAATTATTGATGAAATTTTAATAACCTTTAAAATTAAAAGATCATTAAGCTCCAAAGGATGCCCATATGATAATGCTGTTGCTGAAGCAACTTACAAAACCTTTAAAACCGAATTTATTAACGGTAAAAAATTTGCAAACTTAACACAACTAAAATGCGAACTATTTGATTTTGTTAATTGATATAACAATATTCGAATTCATGGCAGTTTAAATTATTTAACTCCCGTTGAATTTAGAAAATACCAGTCTACATAA
- a CDS encoding IS30 family transposase encodes MYKYLTIESIIAIKEYKSYGFSIRKIAKAIDYSKSTVHRVCKLLNQNLLPLEILNQVQKNKQNAGRKLIILTLTEINTINHLLITKNYALDIIADFLKKNKIKNISTKTLYNMFKTNRMGFDEKNLLRKGKNKPHKQKETRGRINNCKSIHERNLIIPNIKNIQEFGHLEGDTIVGKDHKSSIITLADIWSKTTIPLKTKNHKAESITQSIIKFISKLIPGTIKTITFDRGKEFSKWKLIEKNCNVKIYFADAGKPCQRGLNENNNGILRRYLPKSTDLSSYKQKDLNSIAFQINSTPRKSLSYKRPIDLIQLF; translated from the coding sequence ATGTATAAGTATCTGACTATTGAATCAATAATAGCAATAAAAGAATATAAAAGTTATGGATTTTCTATTCGTAAAATAGCAAAAGCAATTGATTATAGTAAATCAACTGTACACAGAGTTTGTAAATTATTAAATCAAAACTTATTACCATTAGAAATATTGAATCAAGTTCAAAAAAATAAACAAAATGCAGGTAGAAAATTAATAATTTTAACTTTAACAGAAATTAATACTATCAATCATTTGTTAATTACTAAAAATTATGCTCTTGATATAATTGCTGATTTTTTAAAGAAAAATAAAATAAAAAATATTTCAACAAAAACTTTATATAACATGTTTAAAACAAATCGAATGGGTTTTGATGAAAAAAATTTATTGAGAAAAGGCAAAAATAAACCTCATAAACAAAAAGAAACTAGGGGCAGAATTAATAATTGTAAATCTATTCATGAAAGAAATTTAATCATTCCAAATATTAAAAATATACAAGAATTTGGCCATTTAGAGGGAGATACTATCGTTGGTAAAGATCATAAAAGTTCTATTATTACTTTAGCTGATATATGATCAAAAACCACAATTCCTTTGAAAACTAAAAATCATAAAGCAGAAAGTATTACACAAAGTATAATAAAATTTATTTCAAAATTAATACCAGGAACAATTAAAACTATTACTTTTGATCGTGGTAAAGAATTTAGTAAATGAAAATTAATTGAAAAAAATTGTAATGTTAAAATTTATTTTGCAGATGCCGGCAAACCTTGTCAAAGAGGTTTAAATGAGAACAATAATGGTATTTTAAGAAGATATTTACCAAAATCTACTGATTTATCTTCATATAAACAAAAAGACTTAAATTCTATAGCATTTCAAATTAATTCTACACCCAGAAAATCATTATCTTATAAAAGACCAATAGATTTAATACAATTATTTTAA
- a CDS encoding IS3 family transposase (programmed frameshift), giving the protein MGNKTSYSEEFKKQIVMLYKNDKSVINLGKEYNLPKPTIYSWIKNYNNSGSFKAKDNRTVEENELIYLRKENQQLRMENDIFKASSTDNREKITIINNNKNKYSVRKICKILGLLKSTYYYQTNKCTKFDVNNYEQEVISAFNKSRKIYGARKIKAVLIRKNIILSRRKIRFIMIKNNLVSKYTKLKYCNHKKTVNNDEINNVLNRQFNDKKPNEVVVSDLTYVQVGTKWHYICLLIDLFNREVIGYSAGPNKTAELVQQAFHKITRPLNKITLFHTDRGNEFKNKIIDEILITFNKIKRSLSSKGCPYDNAVAEATYKTFKTEFINGKKFANLTQLKCELFDFVNWYNNIRIHGSLNYLTPVEFRKYQST; this is encoded by the exons ATGGGAAATAAAACCTCATACTCTGAAGAATTTAAAAAACAAATTGTAATGCTATACAAAAATGACAAAAGTGTTATTAATTTAGGGAAAGAATATAATTTACCAAAACCAACTATTTATAGTTGAATTAAAAATTATAATAATTCTGGGTCATTTAAAGCAAAAGATAATCGCACTGTCGAAGAAAATGAATTAATTTACTTGCGAAAAGAAAACCAACAATTACGAATGGAAAATGACATTT TTAAAGCAAGCAGCACTGATAATCGGGAAAAAATAACAATAATTAATAACAACAAAAATAAATATTCAGTGAGGAAAATATGTAAGATTTTAGGTTTACTAAAATCAACATATTATTATCAAACTAATAAATGCACCAAGTTTGATGTTAATAATTATGAACAAGAAGTTATCAGTGCATTTAATAAAAGTCGCAAGATTTATGGTGCTCGTAAAATTAAAGCTGTTTTAATAAGAAAAAATATCATTTTATCACGACGAAAAATCCGATTCATTATGATCAAAAATAATTTGGTTTCTAAATACACCAAGTTAAAATATTGTAATCATAAAAAAACAGTTAATAATGACGAAATTAATAATGTTTTAAATCGTCAATTTAATGACAAAAAACCAAATGAAGTTGTTGTTAGTGATTTAACATATGTTCAAGTTGGCACTAAATGACATTATATTTGTTTATTAATTGACTTGTTTAATCGCGAAGTAATTGGCTATAGTGCTGGACCAAATAAAACTGCTGAATTAGTTCAACAAGCTTTTCATAAGATAACACGACCATTAAATAAAATAACTTTATTTCATACTGATCGTGGTAATGAGTTTAAAAATAAAATTATTGATGAAATTTTAATAACCTTTAATAAAATTAAAAGATCATTAAGCTCCAAAGGATGCCCATATGATAATGCTGTTGCTGAAGCAACTTACAAAACCTTTAAAACCGAATTTATTAACGGTAAAAAATTTGCAAACTTAACACAACTAAAATGTGAACTATTTGATTTTGTTAATTGATATAACAATATTCGAATTCATGGCAGTTTAAATTATTTAACTCCCGTTGAATTTAGAAAATACCAGTCTACATAA